From Anopheles coluzzii chromosome 3, AcolN3, whole genome shotgun sequence, the proteins below share one genomic window:
- the LOC125907454 gene encoding uncharacterized protein LOC125907454, which produces MSKSSSSFVCDERRQEKQAAANFTACNLCIIKLVQQHLNSVVEFRPLHQIQRMTPSNIVPASRSCTTVSTALAATKHAPLVPHFHNLDGGQQLYDGRLQPPG; this is translated from the exons ATGTCAAAAAGTTCGTCAAGCTTCGTGTGTGATGAAAGGCGACAAGAAAAGCAAGCAGCCGCAAATTTTACAGCTTGTAATTTGTGTATTATCAAGCTTGTACAACAG CATTTAAACTCGGTGGTAGAGTTCCGCCCGCTCCATCAAATACAGAGAATGACGCCGTCCAATATTGTTCCTGCCTCGCGGTCGTGCACTACCGTCAGCACTGCACTAGCCGCAACAAAACATGCGCCCCTTGTCCCACATTTCCATAATCTCGACGGTGGTCAACAGCTGTACGACGGCCGCCTACAGCCACCGGGATAG